The genomic DNA ACTCGGGAACGCCCGCGAAAGCCGCCTCGTGCTGATGAACGTGCTGCACGAAAGGCGAGCCCCAAGGTCGGATCGCCACCGCGTCGAACATCAGCATTTTGGCGTAGTCGCAGCCGTCAAGAAGATGAGCACGCAGCGCTGTCGCGGCACCAAAATCGTGACAAAGCACGTTCGGACGTTCGAGATGCCAGTGGTTGAACAGGGCGGATAGGAGGCGGTTCTGGACACCCAGGGAAACGTCTTGGCCATCGCGCATCTCCGACTGACCGTAGCCTAAGAGATCGAAAAGGAAGACCTGATGCTCGCGAGCGAGCTCACGAGCGATACTTCGCCAGACATAGGACGAAAATGGGGTGCCGTGCACCAATACGACTGGAGGGCCCTCTCCAAGCACATCGTAAGCGACGCGCTGCCCTTCAAAACTAAACACCTTTCCCAGTGACCATGCAGTTGTCATCGGAATCCTCGCAACATTTAACGCGTCCGGAATTGTACTGCTGCGATCAGGCAGCGAGGCGTGGGGACTGAAGTTGCGGTGCAAGATTCCAGGGCAGGAGGTCGTCGACGCGGTTGATC from Candidatus Binataceae bacterium includes the following:
- a CDS encoding alpha/beta hydrolase, with protein sequence MTTAWSLGKVFSFEGQRVAYDVLGEGPPVVLVHGTPFSSYVWRSIARELAREHQVFLFDLLGYGQSEMRDGQDVSLGVQNRLLSALFNHWHLERPNVLCHDFGAATALRAHLLDGCDYAKMLMFDAVAIRPWGSPFVQHVHQHEAAFAGVPEYLQRAILTAYIRGAITRSMSDGELEPYLAPWLGPIGQRAFYRQIAQMDVKFTDEVQNRYRDIRCPVMLLWGTKDEWIPVARGRELAAMIGTRLIEIPESGHLMQEDAPEAIVAAALRFFE